A stretch of the Sorangium aterium genome encodes the following:
- a CDS encoding class I SAM-dependent methyltransferase, with protein sequence MRLQRVLEPEVMDSEQEAGDYDAIDNREVNEQFCADVLAVAPAPRRALDVGTGTALIPIALCRRAAGVHVVAIDMADSMLALARRNVERAGLASRIELARRDAKDTGYPRGFDLALSNSIVHHIPEPLETLREMVRVVESGGVVFVRDLARPPSDADVLRLVEMHAEVPDGVPAPERNVYLRQRALFEASLRAALTVEEVNELIRELPFSSVDLRMTSDRHWTLVGRVR encoded by the coding sequence ATGAGATTACAGCGCGTCCTCGAGCCCGAGGTGATGGATTCGGAACAAGAAGCGGGCGACTACGACGCTATCGACAACCGCGAGGTGAACGAGCAGTTCTGCGCTGATGTGCTCGCGGTCGCCCCTGCTCCGCGGAGAGCCCTCGACGTGGGGACGGGCACCGCGCTCATCCCGATCGCGCTCTGCCGTCGCGCGGCGGGCGTGCACGTCGTGGCCATCGACATGGCGGATTCGATGCTCGCCCTGGCGCGACGCAACGTCGAGCGGGCGGGGCTGGCATCCCGCATCGAGCTCGCCCGGCGCGACGCCAAGGACACCGGCTACCCGCGCGGGTTTGATCTCGCGCTGTCCAACAGCATCGTCCACCACATCCCGGAGCCCCTCGAGACGCTGCGCGAGATGGTCCGCGTCGTCGAGAGCGGGGGTGTCGTGTTCGTGCGCGATCTGGCGCGCCCACCGTCGGATGCGGACGTGCTCCGCCTGGTCGAGATGCACGCCGAGGTCCCGGATGGCGTTCCTGCCCCGGAGCGTAACGTGTATCTCCGCCAGCGCGCCCTCTTCGAAGCCTCGCTCCGCGCCGCGCTCACGGTCGAAGAGGTGAACGAGCTGATTCGCGAGCTGCCGTTCTCGTCGGTGGATCTCCGCATGACGAGCGATCGTCATTGGACCCTGGTCGGGCGGGTCCGCTGA
- a CDS encoding aminotransferase class I/II-fold pyridoxal phosphate-dependent enzyme, with amino-acid sequence MVEGRASIDPEGVLFTAGSIAGIDLLVRCFCEPGEDRVCISTPTFPAFAQYARFHGVEVVDVPLEGRDFNVLRTEAMSALGAKLTFVCTPNNPVGTTVAAEQVLELVQRSRGLVVVDEAYVELADVGSFARLVSRYPNLVVLRTFSKAWGLAGLRAGVVIAAPDVVHTLRIVQDPFACTAPVQAALARELHRVGELRAVLARLRAERAALVAALTRSPAVEYVYPTSTNFVLVRLRRPDAVYAALEREPDVFAANAHAHVPGTLKISMGRPDNDARLLSFLQAHG; translated from the coding sequence ATGGTGGAGGGCCGAGCCTCCATCGACCCGGAGGGGGTCTTGTTCACGGCGGGCTCCATCGCCGGGATCGACCTGCTCGTCCGCTGCTTCTGCGAGCCCGGCGAGGACCGCGTGTGCATCTCGACGCCGACGTTCCCCGCGTTCGCCCAGTACGCCAGGTTCCACGGCGTCGAGGTCGTGGATGTCCCGCTCGAGGGGCGCGATTTCAACGTGCTCAGGACAGAGGCGATGTCGGCGCTCGGCGCGAAGCTCACGTTCGTGTGCACGCCCAACAACCCCGTCGGGACGACGGTCGCGGCCGAGCAGGTGCTCGAGCTCGTCCAGCGCTCGCGCGGGCTCGTCGTGGTCGATGAAGCGTACGTGGAGCTCGCGGATGTCGGCTCGTTCGCGCGGCTCGTCTCCCGGTACCCGAACCTCGTCGTGCTGAGGACGTTCTCGAAGGCGTGGGGGCTCGCGGGCCTGCGGGCGGGCGTGGTGATCGCCGCCCCAGACGTGGTCCACACGCTGCGCATCGTCCAGGACCCGTTCGCCTGCACGGCCCCCGTCCAGGCCGCGCTGGCCCGGGAGCTCCATCGCGTCGGCGAGCTCCGCGCCGTGCTGGCCCGGCTACGGGCCGAGCGAGCCGCTCTCGTGGCCGCACTCACGCGCTCGCCGGCTGTCGAGTATGTGTATCCCACATCCACCAACTTCGTCCTCGTCCGGCTCCGCCGCCCTGATGCGGTGTACGCCGCGCTGGAGCGGGAGCCGGACGTCTTCGCTGCGAATGCGCACGCGCATGTCCCGGGAACCCTGAAGATTTCCATGGGTCGGCCGGACAACGACGCGCGCCTCCTCTCGTTTCTCCAGGCCCACGGCTGA
- a CDS encoding cupin domain-containing protein — MSKRTLNKVTVIRREAIPTLRSVIVDGKEHGLGLHKDFRRDPVLSQFIPDSTRLSMAWVHLEPGETLDAHEHPIETMIVMCAGQGRMFGDVTTELLEGDVVAIPRGCAHGFVGAGTHGYWALSIQFEARGLYERPDDALVSFKDESASQYEELLRRNDQYMEEHKSNAIFRFVESERVNDAAQRGRLIDTIQVWSGYFQKVIMSRMVFGRDERYLALARQHFAGEYGHDENLAASRHGKGTPVWDPLLEACSAWFASKMLSIDDAEKTVLVHLVLEGAATVFHRVAHPIMAKFNETDHFAVHDLADDGHLEMGLEVLKGLSPAAYARCLRIQKEGWDMLNALTARMAELAEAAG; from the coding sequence ATGAGCAAGAGAACGTTGAACAAGGTCACCGTGATCCGGCGCGAGGCCATCCCGACGCTCCGCTCTGTCATCGTCGATGGAAAGGAGCACGGGCTCGGCCTCCACAAGGACTTCCGCCGGGATCCGGTCCTCTCCCAGTTCATCCCTGACAGCACACGCCTCTCGATGGCGTGGGTCCACCTCGAGCCCGGCGAGACGCTCGACGCCCATGAGCACCCCATCGAGACGATGATCGTCATGTGTGCCGGTCAGGGTCGCATGTTCGGGGACGTCACGACCGAGCTCCTCGAGGGCGATGTCGTCGCCATCCCGCGGGGCTGCGCTCACGGCTTCGTGGGTGCGGGCACGCACGGCTACTGGGCGCTGTCCATCCAGTTCGAGGCGCGCGGGCTCTACGAGCGCCCCGACGACGCGCTCGTCTCGTTCAAGGACGAGAGCGCATCTCAGTACGAGGAGCTCTTGCGCCGCAACGACCAGTACATGGAAGAGCACAAGTCCAACGCGATCTTCCGCTTCGTCGAGAGCGAGCGCGTCAACGACGCCGCGCAACGCGGGCGGCTGATCGACACCATCCAGGTGTGGTCCGGCTACTTCCAGAAGGTCATCATGAGCCGCATGGTGTTCGGCCGCGACGAGCGTTATCTGGCCCTGGCGCGCCAGCATTTCGCGGGCGAGTACGGCCACGACGAGAACCTCGCCGCGAGCCGGCATGGCAAGGGGACGCCGGTGTGGGATCCGCTGCTCGAGGCTTGCTCGGCGTGGTTCGCCTCCAAGATGTTGTCGATCGACGACGCGGAGAAGACCGTGCTCGTGCACCTCGTCCTCGAGGGCGCCGCGACGGTCTTTCACCGGGTTGCCCACCCCATCATGGCGAAGTTCAACGAGACAGACCACTTCGCCGTACATGACCTCGCGGACGACGGCCACCTCGAGATGGGGCTGGAGGTGTTGAAAGGGCTCTCGCCGGCTGCCTACGCGCGGTGCCTGCGCATCCAGAAGGAAGGGTGGGACATGCTGAACGCGCTCACCGCGCGGATGGCCGAGCTCGCCGAGGCGGCCGGTTGA